The Flavobacterium piscisymbiosum genome includes a region encoding these proteins:
- a CDS encoding sensor histidine kinase, with protein MKENNTNIESLQAEIATLKEQLYESNSIVDAIKEGDVDALVVNTNGTPQLYSLETADYTFRLLIEKFGQGALSISRNGLILYCNDYFSKLIGLPAEKIIGNYLYDYFNSKDNFVPIIEALKYGITTHEIVFKTETYRNTFPAYIAVTDLEPAVQGIGIVITDLTEKKKHEDALIQHQKDLEEKIHELNRINANLEEFIHVISHDLKEPLRKIVMYNGRIDASYLSEADAKSMNVMKSAALRLNSLVDDLVSYSSHTAQEERTDVNLVDIIREVCDDLEIIILDKKAVIQIGKLPTIKASRVQMRQLFSNLISNAIKYSKKEDFPLIQISQIDNFESEIPNQPEQYLKIQIKDNGIGMEQNHLLKIFTIFQRLHAKNEYSGNGIGLAICKKIMENHSGNITVQSKLNEGTTFNLYFPIL; from the coding sequence TTGAAGGAAAATAATACAAATATAGAATCCCTACAAGCTGAAATAGCTACCCTAAAAGAACAACTTTATGAATCTAATAGTATTGTTGATGCCATAAAAGAGGGAGATGTTGATGCATTGGTGGTCAATACAAACGGGACCCCACAACTTTATTCGTTAGAAACTGCCGATTATACTTTCAGGCTCCTGATCGAAAAATTTGGACAAGGTGCACTGAGTATTTCGAGAAACGGACTGATATTATATTGCAATGATTATTTCTCGAAATTGATAGGCTTACCCGCCGAAAAAATAATTGGAAACTACCTTTATGATTACTTTAATAGTAAGGACAATTTTGTACCTATCATCGAAGCTCTAAAATATGGTATTACCACACATGAAATTGTATTTAAAACAGAAACCTACAGAAATACTTTTCCTGCCTATATAGCTGTAACAGATCTTGAACCCGCTGTTCAGGGAATTGGAATCGTGATCACAGACCTGACGGAGAAGAAAAAACACGAAGATGCTTTGATACAACATCAAAAAGATCTGGAAGAAAAAATTCACGAATTGAACCGAATAAATGCAAATCTGGAGGAATTTATTCATGTAATATCGCATGACCTTAAAGAACCTCTTCGAAAAATTGTAATGTATAATGGTCGAATAGATGCCAGCTATCTTTCTGAAGCTGATGCTAAATCTATGAATGTCATGAAATCAGCTGCTTTAAGATTAAATTCGCTGGTAGATGATTTAGTCAGTTATTCGTCTCATACTGCACAGGAAGAACGTACAGACGTTAATCTCGTCGATATAATAAGGGAAGTATGTGATGATCTCGAAATTATAATATTGGATAAAAAAGCAGTTATTCAAATAGGAAAATTGCCTACCATAAAAGCTTCGAGAGTGCAAATGCGTCAGCTTTTTTCTAATCTTATTTCAAACGCTATTAAATACAGCAAAAAAGAGGATTTTCCGCTGATTCAAATTTCTCAAATTGATAATTTTGAATCTGAAATTCCAAATCAACCTGAACAATACCTGAAAATTCAGATTAAAGACAACGGTATCGGGATGGAACAAAATCATTTGCTTAAAATTTTTACTATCTTTCAGCGTCTGCATGCCAAAAATGAATATTCCGGAAACGGAATAGGTCTTGCCATTTGCAAAAAAATCATGGAGAACCACTCAGGAAATATTACTGTACAAAGTAAACTGAATGAGGGTACTACATTTAACCTTTATTTCCCAATCTTATAA
- a CDS encoding circadian clock KaiB family protein has protein sequence MDDSADGSSKKHQFMLFVSGMSVKSGHAIENLRKICDQYLKDNYELEIIDISRDTEQAVIHQIVAIPTLIKTNPEPRRIILGDLSDKEKVLRILNIRE, from the coding sequence ATGGACGATTCAGCTGATGGCTCAAGTAAAAAACATCAATTTATGCTTTTTGTTTCGGGTATGTCTGTTAAATCAGGTCATGCTATCGAAAACCTGCGTAAAATATGCGACCAATATCTCAAGGATAATTACGAGTTAGAAATTATAGACATTAGCCGCGATACAGAACAGGCAGTAATACATCAAATAGTGGCGATACCTACCCTGATAAAAACAAATCCTGAACCAAGACGAATAATTCTTGGCGATTTATCAGATAAAGAAAAGGTATTGAGAATCCTAAACATACGCGAATAA
- the kaiC gene encoding circadian clock protein KaiC has product MQEQSKSHSFIFPKTPTGVDGLDEITDGGFPKGRPTLICGGAGCGKTLLSMQFLIRGITEYNEPGVFMSFEEPSDDLTLNVKSLGFDLEKLKKDKKLVVDHVRVERSEIEEAGEYDLDGLFIRLGHAIDSIKAKRVVLDTIESLFAGLDNQAILRAELRRLFHWLKTKGVTAIITGERGEATLTRQGLEEYVSDCVIVLDHRVIEQVSTRRLRIVKYRGSTHGTNEYPFLIDEDGISVLPITSLKLDNEVSSDVISTGVPGLNEMFQGGGFYRGSNILVSGTAGTAKTTIACYFANEQCEKKEKTIYFAFEESPQQLVRNMKSINVNLQKHLDDGTLQIHSSRPSLNGLELHLLTLRKLIREFKPTTIIIDPISNLITVGSEHEVRSMMVRLIDMLKANNITALFTSLNKQTDNFRPDLAEESVSSLVDTWITVRDMEGIGERNRGIFIVKARGMGHSNQVREFVITNNGIELLEVELGPQGILTGAARKTHQFKKTISDIKLQNEISRKDREIERKRRVLEANIEALKNEFESAEEELSILKATEELQEKMSSKKK; this is encoded by the coding sequence GTGCAAGAACAATCAAAATCACATAGTTTTATATTTCCCAAAACTCCTACGGGAGTAGACGGCCTAGATGAGATTACTGATGGTGGATTCCCTAAAGGACGACCAACTTTAATCTGCGGTGGTGCCGGCTGCGGAAAAACATTGTTATCGATGCAATTCCTTATTAGAGGTATTACAGAATATAACGAACCCGGAGTTTTCATGTCTTTTGAAGAGCCTTCTGATGATCTTACTTTAAACGTAAAATCACTTGGCTTTGATCTGGAAAAGCTGAAAAAAGATAAAAAACTCGTTGTAGATCACGTAAGAGTCGAAAGATCTGAAATTGAAGAAGCAGGCGAATACGATCTTGATGGTTTATTCATCAGGTTAGGACACGCCATAGATTCGATAAAAGCAAAACGCGTTGTACTTGATACTATAGAATCTCTCTTTGCAGGTCTTGACAATCAGGCGATTCTAAGAGCTGAGTTGCGAAGATTATTTCATTGGCTAAAAACCAAAGGCGTAACAGCAATTATTACAGGAGAACGTGGTGAAGCAACTTTAACCCGTCAGGGACTGGAAGAATATGTTTCAGATTGTGTAATTGTGCTGGATCATCGTGTTATTGAACAGGTTTCGACCAGAAGACTTCGTATTGTAAAATACAGAGGATCAACGCATGGTACAAACGAATATCCTTTTCTTATTGATGAAGACGGGATTTCGGTATTGCCTATTACTTCATTAAAACTGGATAACGAAGTTTCTTCGGATGTTATTTCGACCGGAGTTCCGGGATTAAACGAAATGTTTCAGGGCGGAGGATTTTATCGCGGAAGTAATATATTAGTATCAGGAACAGCAGGAACGGCTAAAACCACCATTGCATGTTACTTTGCTAATGAGCAATGCGAAAAGAAGGAAAAAACAATATATTTTGCGTTTGAAGAATCACCTCAACAATTGGTTCGCAACATGAAATCGATCAATGTTAATCTTCAAAAGCATCTTGACGATGGTACTTTACAAATACATTCGTCACGTCCGTCGTTAAACGGTCTTGAGTTGCATTTGCTTACGCTTCGAAAATTAATCAGGGAGTTTAAACCTACCACAATTATTATCGATCCTATTAGTAATCTAATTACCGTGGGAAGTGAACACGAAGTACGTTCGATGATGGTAAGGCTGATTGATATGCTGAAAGCAAACAATATTACGGCTCTTTTTACGTCATTAAATAAACAAACGGATAACTTTAGACCCGATCTTGCAGAAGAATCTGTATCCTCACTGGTAGATACCTGGATTACAGTTCGTGATATGGAAGGAATTGGCGAAAGAAACCGCGGTATATTTATTGTAAAAGCCAGAGGAATGGGACATTCTAATCAGGTAAGGGAATTTGTTATTACCAATAATGGTATAGAATTACTGGAAGTAGAATTGGGTCCACAGGGTATTTTAACAGGTGCTGCAAGAAAAACGCATCAGTTCAAGAAAACAATATCAGATATTAAACTTCAGAACGAAATTAGCAGGAAAGACAGGGAAATTGAGCGAAAACGCAGAGTTCTTGAAGCTAATATAGAAGCACTTAAAAATGAATTCGAATCTGCAGAGGAAGAATTAAGTATCCTGAAAGCGACAGAAGAATTGCAGGAAAAGATGTCTTCGAAAAAAAAATAG
- a CDS encoding RNA polymerase sigma factor: MNQELIPHLFRTEYQKIVSVLCSLFGIHHIEIAEDIVSDTFLTASETWAIKGIPENPTAWLYTVAKNKTKNYFKRNDIFEKKIVTEIKYNSPINNPEIEIDLSEQNIADSQLAMIFTVCNPCNSDEAQIALALNLLCGFGINEIADAFLSNKEVIYKRINRAKEKLKEENIKIQNQNPTEIQERIDTVLKTIYLLFSEGYYSTSQNTTLRKDLCAEAMRLTYLLIQNKATNLPATNALMALMCFHSSRFEARTTENGEIILYEDQDESLWSKELIDQGTYFLSQSSTGNTLSKYHLEAGIAYWHTHKKDTAEKWQHILELYNNLIILEYSPIVALNRTYALSKVMGKQEAITEAEKLQLNDNHFYFSLLGHLYLGHDNQKALQHFETAFGLAKNVSDKKVVTKNIEQLIHKNHKTE; encoded by the coding sequence ATGAACCAGGAACTCATCCCTCATTTATTCAGAACCGAGTATCAAAAAATCGTTTCGGTTTTATGCAGTCTGTTTGGCATTCATCATATTGAGATTGCCGAAGATATTGTGAGCGATACTTTTTTGACGGCATCCGAAACCTGGGCGATAAAAGGGATTCCTGAAAATCCAACGGCGTGGTTGTATACCGTGGCCAAAAATAAAACCAAAAACTACTTTAAACGAAATGACATTTTCGAAAAGAAAATTGTAACCGAAATAAAATACAATTCCCCAATAAACAATCCCGAAATCGAAATTGACTTATCGGAACAGAATATTGCTGATAGCCAGTTGGCAATGATTTTTACGGTTTGTAATCCCTGTAATTCTGATGAAGCTCAGATTGCGCTTGCCTTAAATCTATTATGCGGTTTTGGAATCAACGAAATTGCCGATGCTTTTCTTTCTAATAAAGAAGTGATTTATAAAAGAATAAATCGCGCCAAAGAGAAACTTAAGGAAGAAAACATCAAAATTCAAAACCAAAACCCAACCGAAATACAAGAACGAATCGATACGGTTCTTAAAACCATTTATCTTTTATTTTCTGAGGGCTACTACTCTACTTCCCAAAATACTACTTTACGAAAAGATCTTTGTGCCGAAGCCATGCGCCTGACTTATTTATTAATTCAGAACAAAGCGACCAATTTACCGGCAACGAATGCGTTAATGGCTTTGATGTGTTTTCATTCTTCAAGATTTGAGGCTCGAACAACTGAAAACGGGGAAATCATTTTATATGAAGATCAGGATGAATCACTTTGGAGTAAGGAATTGATAGACCAGGGAACTTATTTCCTGAGTCAATCATCAACTGGAAATACACTTTCAAAGTATCATCTCGAAGCTGGAATTGCGTACTGGCACACGCACAAAAAGGATACTGCTGAAAAGTGGCAGCACATTTTAGAATTGTATAATAATCTAATTATTTTAGAATATTCGCCAATTGTAGCTTTAAACAGAACCTATGCTTTATCTAAAGTAATGGGTAAACAAGAAGCAATTACTGAAGCAGAAAAACTACAATTAAATGATAATCATTTCTATTTCTCTTTACTTGGACATTTATATTTGGGGCATGATAATCAAAAAGCTTTACAACATTTTGAAACTGCCTTTGGCTTAGCCAAAAATGTTTCAGATAAAAAAGTTGTCACTAAAAATATTGAACAACTTATTCATAAAAATCATAAAACAGAATAA
- a CDS encoding YciI family protein has translation MNEFILIFRRDFTTKENQPSPEELQQHLQQWQNWFGGLAAQDKLARPLQKWDGQGKIVSKAKGITDGPFVEIKESIGGLIIIKAKDYDEAAKIAQGCPVLNLGGNVEIRQAM, from the coding sequence ATGAACGAATTCATATTAATATTTAGAAGAGATTTTACGACCAAAGAAAATCAGCCTTCGCCGGAAGAATTGCAACAACATTTGCAACAATGGCAAAATTGGTTTGGAGGTTTGGCCGCACAAGATAAACTAGCAAGACCTTTGCAAAAATGGGACGGACAGGGAAAAATTGTCAGCAAAGCAAAAGGCATTACAGACGGACCTTTTGTAGAAATTAAAGAATCTATTGGCGGATTGATTATCATAAAAGCCAAAGATTATGACGAAGCTGCCAAAATTGCACAAGGTTGCCCGGTTTTGAACTTGGGTGGAAATGTAGAGATACGTCAGGCGATGTAG
- a CDS encoding carboxymuconolactone decarboxylase family protein codes for METRINAFEKGQKALSTLFAITGYIKKSGLEKSLLDLVDFRVSQINSCAYCLDMHSKEALATGETPQRLFGLSAWRETPYYTSRERAALAWAEAVTACQVHDEVYVIAKSEFSDEELIDLTLVITTINTWNRFNLAFPNTPGTYRVGQFG; via the coding sequence ATGGAAACTAGAATCAATGCATTCGAAAAAGGTCAAAAAGCGTTAAGTACTTTATTTGCCATTACCGGTTATATCAAAAAATCAGGACTTGAAAAATCATTATTAGATTTAGTCGATTTTAGAGTATCACAAATTAATAGTTGTGCGTATTGTTTAGACATGCACTCAAAAGAAGCTTTGGCGACTGGCGAAACTCCGCAACGTTTATTTGGTTTAAGTGCCTGGAGAGAAACTCCGTATTATACTTCAAGAGAAAGAGCTGCACTCGCTTGGGCCGAAGCTGTAACAGCTTGTCAGGTTCATGATGAAGTTTATGTTATTGCAAAAAGCGAATTTTCAGACGAGGAACTAATCGATCTTACACTTGTAATTACCACCATCAATACCTGGAATCGTTTTAACCTTGCATTCCCTAATACTCCGGGAACTTACAGAGTGGGACAATTTGGATAA
- a CDS encoding RagB/SusD family nutrient uptake outer membrane protein: protein MKNILKYVFFAGVAITTVSCDHYLDVEPVGKVIPETLTDYRAVMTSGYSTTAIHKALSAIRADELVLDEFNDNATFYRDHYIWNDANPDKTTNSFPYAALYNRIFYTNVIINEASAKLAPSAEKDQLIGEAYALRALTYFDLLNIFSKPFNAATAGTDRGVPLALQIDLEQAYIPQSVAVIYDQILSDNEEARKLLNLDTQTAGINYRFSKAALYAMESRIFLYRKEWAKAIAAADKAMTYKSALINLNTTAALPNLYNGPESILALEDPFINLLKGASYAAPTLTGVYDKTNDLRFALYYQASGSRYRFRKGGDIAQKCTFRTSELYLTKAEASAQLSDLPTARTTVITFIKNRYTATAFNTLSTSIAGMTQTQLLDFIAKERQREFAVEGHRWFDLRRTTQQQINHTFNDQDYTLIENDPRYTLPFPLDARLNNPDL, encoded by the coding sequence ATGAAAAATATATTAAAATACGTATTCTTTGCCGGTGTAGCCATTACTACTGTAAGCTGTGATCATTATCTTGATGTTGAGCCGGTAGGTAAAGTAATTCCGGAAACTTTAACTGATTACAGAGCAGTAATGACAAGCGGCTATTCTACAACTGCTATTCATAAAGCATTATCTGCTATTAGAGCAGACGAATTGGTTTTGGATGAATTTAATGATAATGCTACTTTTTACAGAGATCATTATATCTGGAACGATGCTAATCCTGATAAAACTACAAACAGTTTTCCTTATGCTGCTTTGTACAACAGAATTTTCTATACGAATGTTATCATCAATGAAGCAAGTGCAAAATTAGCGCCTTCTGCAGAGAAAGATCAACTAATAGGAGAAGCTTATGCACTAAGAGCCTTAACTTATTTTGATTTATTGAATATCTTCAGTAAACCTTTTAATGCTGCAACAGCTGGAACAGACAGAGGTGTTCCGTTGGCTTTACAAATAGATTTAGAGCAGGCTTACATTCCTCAAAGTGTTGCTGTTATTTACGACCAGATTTTATCTGATAATGAAGAGGCTAGAAAATTATTAAATTTAGACACTCAGACAGCGGGTATTAACTACCGTTTTTCTAAGGCTGCATTATATGCTATGGAATCTCGTATTTTCTTATACAGAAAAGAATGGGCAAAAGCCATTGCAGCTGCAGATAAAGCAATGACATACAAAAGTGCTTTAATCAATTTAAACACAACTGCTGCTTTACCTAACCTTTATAACGGTCCGGAATCTATATTAGCGCTTGAAGATCCTTTTATTAATCTTTTGAAAGGAGCGTCATATGCTGCGCCAACTTTAACAGGCGTTTATGATAAAACAAACGACTTGCGTTTTGCTTTGTATTATCAGGCAAGCGGAAGCAGATACAGATTTAGAAAAGGTGGTGATATCGCTCAAAAATGTACGTTCAGAACATCTGAATTGTATTTGACTAAAGCAGAAGCATCAGCACAATTAAGCGATCTGCCAACCGCAAGAACAACTGTAATAACTTTCATTAAAAACAGATATACTGCAACAGCTTTTAACACATTAAGTACTTCGATTGCTGGCATGACACAAACTCAGCTTCTTGATTTTATAGCTAAGGAAAGACAACGTGAGTTTGCTGTAGAAGGTCACCGTTGGTTTGATTTGCGACGAACAACACAACAACAAATCAATCATACTTTTAATGATCAGGATTATACATTAATAGAAAATGATCCGCGTTATACGCTTCCATTCCCTCTTGATGCCCGTTTAAATAATCCTGATTTGTAA
- a CDS encoding circadian clock KaiB family protein, giving the protein MKKEAVAEWQLRLYIAGQTPKSITALENIKKYAEEHLKGIYSIEIVDLLKNPQLAEGDQIFAVPTLVRKFPEPIRKIIGDLSNEERVLVGLNIKPLNS; this is encoded by the coding sequence ATGAAAAAAGAAGCTGTAGCCGAATGGCAATTACGATTATATATTGCGGGTCAAACGCCAAAATCAATAACGGCACTGGAAAATATAAAAAAATATGCCGAAGAACATTTGAAAGGAATTTACAGTATCGAAATTGTAGATTTACTTAAAAATCCGCAATTGGCAGAAGGTGATCAGATTTTTGCTGTACCTACATTAGTTAGAAAATTTCCAGAACCTATTCGTAAGATCATTGGTGATCTTTCGAATGAGGAACGAGTACTTGTTGGGCTTAATATAAAACCCTTAAACTCTTAA
- a CDS encoding LytR/AlgR family response regulator transcription factor, protein MKVVIIEDEHLASSYLKSILEQQNIISINEITVLKSVKDAVAFFKVNTVDLAFMDIHLGDGKSLDIFEQASVSCPVIFITAYDSYAVKVFKHFTIDYLLKPYEEEELHEALLKYKNIKETFNTNLIVESLVEIENQSSVQHHFLVNHRDKLLSINDTSITYFYATGKHLYIYTNSGSSYLYNSNLKDLINKLNPDIFFKINRKYIINRHHIQEIIKHSSQKIEILLNVVLPDNEPIILSKKEINNFKNWLDS, encoded by the coding sequence ATGAAAGTAGTTATTATTGAAGACGAACATTTGGCTTCAAGCTATCTCAAATCCATCTTAGAACAGCAGAATATCATTTCGATTAATGAAATAACGGTACTGAAATCTGTAAAAGATGCCGTTGCTTTTTTTAAAGTAAATACTGTTGATCTTGCCTTTATGGATATTCATTTGGGCGACGGTAAAAGTCTTGACATTTTTGAGCAGGCAAGTGTTTCATGTCCCGTTATTTTTATTACCGCTTACGATTCTTATGCCGTAAAAGTTTTCAAACATTTCACTATAGATTATCTTCTAAAACCTTACGAAGAAGAGGAATTACACGAAGCTTTACTCAAATATAAAAACATAAAAGAAACTTTTAATACCAACCTGATTGTCGAATCTTTGGTCGAAATTGAAAATCAAAGCAGCGTTCAGCATCATTTTTTGGTGAATCACAGGGATAAACTTCTTTCTATAAACGATACTTCTATCACTTATTTTTATGCTACAGGAAAACATCTGTATATTTATACTAATTCCGGCAGCAGTTATTTGTATAACAGCAATCTAAAAGATTTAATTAATAAACTTAATCCTGATATTTTCTTTAAAATAAATCGAAAATACATCATCAACCGCCATCATATTCAGGAAATCATAAAACATTCGAGCCAGAAAATAGAGATTTTATTGAATGTTGTGCTTCCGGATAATGAACCTATTATTTTAAGCAAAAAGGAAATTAATAATTTTAAGAATTGGCTGGATTCTTAA